TCCAGTCCCGCGAGCAGGTCGCGGGGTCCGGCGGGAGCCAGGGCGAAGGCGGCACCGTGGAGGAGCGACCGCACCCGTGCGACGGCGCTCGGGCCCTGGTCGTCCGGGTCCTCGCGGTCGTCGAGGTCGCCGACGACGACGGCGAGGTCCCCGCCGGGCAGGTCGAACACGTCGTACCAGTCGCCGCCACGCTGGGCCGCGCGACGTGAGGGCCGGTGCCGCACGGCGATCTGCGGCCGGGGTGTCCCCGGGGGGCGTGCGGCGGTGCCGGTCGGTGTCGCCCGGGCCGGGACGGGGAGAGGAGAGACGTCGCGGGCCCGCACCCGGTCGAGGGTCTGGCGCAGCAGCGCGGCCACCAGGCGGACGAAGTCGTGGTACTCGCGGTCGAAGAGCAGCATCGGGCTCGGCGTGACGACCAGGTGGCCGGGCTCGGACCCCGGCGGGGTCAGCGGCAGCCACACCGTGCGCCCGCCGTCACCGTTGAGGATGAACTCGCGGGAGGTGGACGCCTGCGGGGGAAGAGGCCCGGGGGGCTCGGGGACGTCGTCGGTGGCGCCGGACCAGGCGGCGGGCAGGTGGAAGGCCACGTCGGGCAGGTCACGCTCGGCCGAGCGCAGCACCGTCAGGGCGACCGCGGCCACCTGGTCGGCGCGGGACACGGTCGCGAGCTGCTCGGCGAGCACGCCCAGCAGCTCGACGCGGCGACGGGCCAGCACCTCCACGGTCGTCTCCGTGGCGATGTTGATGACGCCGCCGATGACGCCGCCCGGACCGCGGACGGGGGAGTAGGACCAGGTGAACCAGCACTCCTCGAGGAAGCCGTGGCGCTGCAGCGGCACGAGGGCGTTGTGGACCATCACCGCCGGCTCCCCGGCCAGCACGCTGCGCATCATCGGTCCGACCACGTCCCACGACTCCGGCGCCACGTCCTGGACCGGTCGTCCCAGCGCCGTCGGGTGCTTGTCGCCGATGAGCGCGACGAAGGCCTCGTTGTAGACCAGCCGCAGCTCGGGTCCCCAGAGCAGGGAGACCGGGAACGGCGTGTGCGTCATCAGGTCGACCGTCCCGAGGAGCGTCGCGCTCCACGAGTCGACCGGTCCCAGGGGAGTCGCGGCCCAGTCCACGGCGTCGTACGCCGCGGCGAGGGGGCCGAACTCCCGGGAGAAGATGTGCACGACGCGATCTAACCACCGACGGGGCGCGTGGGGCAGCCGTGACACCGGCTGCCCCACGCCCCTGCGTGGGCGTCAGTCGACCGTCAGTTGACGAGGTCCCCGCCGAGGCGGACGATCCGGCCGGGTCCGAAGATCCCCTCGGTGAGGAAGACCTGCCCGTCGTGCACGTCGACCGCGGCCGGCAGCTCGCGCTGGGCGTACGGCGTGGTGGCGCCGGTGGTCAGGTTGACCGCGGTCACCGCGCCGCCGAACAGCTCGGTCACGTAGGCCTTGTTCGGGCCCGCGAGCGCCAGGTTGGTCGCGGCCGCGAAGCCGGAGGCCACCTCGTCGACGTCACCGCTCGCGAGGTCGATCTCCACGAGGGCTCCCCGGGCGCCGAGCGACGGGTCCTCGGGACCGCCGGGCAGCAGCGTGGCGAACAGCGACCCACCCCTGACCTGGACGTCGGTGGG
This DNA window, taken from Nocardioides sp. HDW12B, encodes the following:
- a CDS encoding PP2C family protein-serine/threonine phosphatase; protein product: MHIFSREFGPLAAAYDAVDWAATPLGPVDSWSATLLGTVDLMTHTPFPVSLLWGPELRLVYNEAFVALIGDKHPTALGRPVQDVAPESWDVVGPMMRSVLAGEPAVMVHNALVPLQRHGFLEECWFTWSYSPVRGPGGVIGGVINIATETTVEVLARRRVELLGVLAEQLATVSRADQVAAVALTVLRSAERDLPDVAFHLPAAWSGATDDVPEPPGPLPPQASTSREFILNGDGGRTVWLPLTPPGSEPGHLVVTPSPMLLFDREYHDFVRLVAALLRQTLDRVRARDVSPLPVPARATPTGTAARPPGTPRPQIAVRHRPSRRAAQRGGDWYDVFDLPGGDLAVVVGDLDDREDPDDQGPSAVARVRSLLHGAAFALAPAGPRDLLAGLDRALAGTSPGTVATALLAHVRTVPDGLEVRWSNAGHPPPVLLPPAGEASALTLGPDLLLGVDPATARTEHVVTVPPGGTLVLCSDGLLLRRHSSLTTGTQWLVGTLHGLADQDAEDIADFVLGKSGQGADDAVLVVLRA